CCGATGCGCTTGCTGCACTGCGGCGAAAAATAGGGCGTCCGAGACAGGACCCGGCAAATTTGATATACTTGACTAAATCGTTCAACTAATCAGGGCTTTATTTTTCCCTGGCAGGCATCGTGAATGCGCTGCGTGAATGAATTTAGGCAATATTTTAACATGACCGGGGTTGAGATGCGTCTGACCACTAAAGGCCGTTTTGCTGTGACTGCGATGATCGATCTTGCCCTGCGACAGGGCAAGGGACCGGTTACGCTCGCCGGCATCAGCCAGCGCCAGGCCATTTCCCTGTCCTACCTGGAGCAGCTGTTCGGCAAGCTGCGCCGCCACGAGATCGTGGAGTCCATCCGCGGACCGGGTGGCGGCTACAGCCTGGCGCGCCGCGCCGACAAGGTGACGGTGGCCGACATCATCATTGCGGTGGACGAGCCGCTCGATGCGACCCAGTGCGGCGGCAAGGAAAACTGTCACGGCTCGGACGCTGCCACCGGCGCGCGCTGCATGACGCACGAGCTGTGGGCCACGCTCAACGAAAAAATGGTCGACTATCTCGATTCGGTCTCGCTGCAGGACCTGGTCGACCAGCAGAATCACAAGCACGCCGAGCAGGTTGTGGTGGTACACCGCACGCCCGCTGCAGTCGGACAAAATTGAAGCATATTGGAGCAGACCTGATGAACGCACCTCTGGACAAAGAACTCGAGCAGACCTTCGTGACTGCGCCGCACTTCCCCATCTACATGGACTATTCGGCCACCACGCCAATCGATCCGCGGGTGGCGGACAAGATGATTCCCTACCTGCGCGAGCAGTTCGGCAATCCGGCGTCGCGCAGCCACATGTATGGCTGGACTGCGGAAAAGGCAGTGGAGGAGGCGCGCGCCCACGTGGCAGCGCTGGTCGGTGCCGATCCGCGCGAGATCATCTGGACCTCCGGCGCCACCGAGTCCAACAACCTGGCGCTCAAGGGCGCGGCGCAGTTCTACAAGACGCGCGGCAAGCACATCATCACGGTCAAGACCGAGCACAAGGCGGTGCTGGACACCGTGCGTGAACTGGAGCGGGTTGGCTTTGACGCCACCTACCTGGAACCGCAGGACAATGGCCTGATCACAGTCGC
This region of Massilia sp. PAMC28688 genomic DNA includes:
- the iscR gene encoding Fe-S cluster assembly transcriptional regulator IscR — translated: MRLTTKGRFAVTAMIDLALRQGKGPVTLAGISQRQAISLSYLEQLFGKLRRHEIVESIRGPGGGYSLARRADKVTVADIIIAVDEPLDATQCGGKENCHGSDAATGARCMTHELWATLNEKMVDYLDSVSLQDLVDQQNHKHAEQVVVVHRTPAAVGQN